One stretch of Macaca nemestrina isolate mMacNem1 chromosome 17, mMacNem.hap1, whole genome shotgun sequence DNA includes these proteins:
- the LOC105476783 gene encoding noggin, with product MERCPSLGVTLYALVVVLGLRATPAGGQHYLHIRPAPSDNLPLVDLIEHPDPIFDPKEKDLNETLLRSLLGGHYDPGFMATSPPEDRPGGGGGAAGGAEDLAELDQLLRQRPSGAMPSEIKGLEFSEGLAQGKKQRLSKKLRRKLQMWLWSQTFCPVLYAWNDLGSRFWPRYVKVGSCFSKRSCSVPEGMVCKPSKSVHLTVLRWRCQRRGGQRCGWIPIQYPIISECKCSC from the coding sequence ATGGAGCGCTGCCCCAGCCTAGGGGTCACCCTCTACGCCCTGGTGGTGGTCCTGGGGCTGCGGGCGACACCGGCCGGCGGCCAGCACTATCTCCACATCCGCCCGGCGCCCAGCGACAACCTGCCCCTGGTGGACCTCATCGAACACCCAGACCCTATCTTTGACCCCAAGGAGAAGGATCTGAACGAGACGCTGCTGCGCTCGCTGCTCGGGGGCCACTACGACCCGGGCTTCATGGCCACCTCGCCCCCCGAGGACCGGCCCGGCGGGGGCGGGGGTGCGGCTGGGGGCGCGGAGGACCTGGCGGAGCTGGACCAGCTGCTGCGGCAGCGGCCGTCGGGGGCCATGCCGAGCGAGATCAAAGGGCTAGAGTTCTCCGAGGGCTTGGCCCAGGGCAAGAAGCAGCGCCTGAGCAAGAAGCTGCGGAGGAAGTTACAGATGTGGCTGTGGTCGCAGACGTTCTGCCCCGTGCTGTACGCGTGGAACGACCTGGGCAGCCGCTTTTGGCCGCGCTACGTGAAGGTGGGCAGCTGCTTCAGTAAGCGCTCGTGCTCCGTGCCCGAGGGCATGGTGTGCAAGCCGTCCAAGTCCGTGCACCTCACGGTGCTGCGGTGGCGCTGTCAGCGGCGCGGGGGCCAGCGCTGCGGCTGGATTCCCATCCAGTACCCCATCATTTCCGAGTGCAAGTGCTCGTGCTAG